In Fundidesulfovibrio magnetotacticus, the following proteins share a genomic window:
- a CDS encoding ComF family protein yields the protein MILRLREALRALAGTRCQVCGAVTGGPWLCGECAGELRPRLGGFCTGCAALTEMDAQTPGLCGKCRTRPRPWSTAGFYGAYRGVLRDLVLGLKFGGRLAGLHLAGELLLHAHALHAARPGGLDPAPEVVAAVPVHRWRLARRGYNQSLELARRVAAGLGAPMDPEALRKTRATRPQSKLKARERLENLGGAFEARPESVRGRRVLLVDDVMTTGATLEACCRALAAAGAARADVLVLARD from the coding sequence GTGATCCTCCGGCTGCGTGAGGCCCTGCGCGCCCTGGCCGGGACGCGCTGCCAGGTGTGCGGGGCCGTGACCGGCGGCCCCTGGCTGTGCGGGGAGTGCGCCGGGGAGCTTCGCCCGCGTCTGGGGGGCTTCTGCACCGGCTGCGCGGCGCTCACGGAGATGGACGCCCAGACGCCGGGGCTGTGCGGGAAATGCCGGACGCGCCCGCGTCCGTGGAGCACGGCGGGTTTTTACGGGGCATACCGGGGCGTGCTGCGCGATCTGGTGCTGGGGCTCAAGTTCGGAGGGCGTCTGGCCGGGCTGCATCTGGCCGGGGAGCTTCTGCTGCACGCCCACGCCCTGCACGCCGCGCGGCCGGGCGGCCTGGACCCGGCCCCCGAGGTGGTGGCCGCCGTGCCGGTGCACCGCTGGCGTCTGGCGCGACGAGGCTACAACCAGAGCCTGGAGCTGGCCCGGCGCGTGGCCGCGGGCCTGGGCGCACCGATGGACCCGGAGGCGCTGCGCAAGACGCGCGCCACCCGTCCCCAGAGCAAGCTCAAGGCCCGGGAGCGCCTGGAGAACCTGGGCGGAGCCTTCGAGGCCAGGCCCGAGTCCGTCCGGGGGCGTCGCGTGCTCCTGGTGGACGACGTGATGACCACGGGCGCAACCCTGGAGGCCTGCTGCCGAGCGCTGGCCGCCGCCGGGGCCGCCCGGGCGGACGTGCTGGTGCTGGCCAGGGACTGA
- a CDS encoding flavodoxin family protein, whose product MHPAPGRPLILACSPRAGGNTDQAARLLARGLADAGADPEILALRDLDLLPCLGCQACARSPGHRCVLERRDRTEEAFARILAAPLVLAASPIYFYHLPGRFKGFIDRAQRFYALREAHDPALAALPPGRALACLVAGRTRGERLFEGALLTLKYFFLPLGKTLGEPLCLKGLDGPGDLEADGAAHELLRAYAARAWEASRT is encoded by the coding sequence ATGCATCCCGCGCCCGGCCGTCCCCTGATCCTGGCGTGCAGCCCCCGCGCGGGCGGCAACACCGACCAGGCCGCGCGGCTCCTGGCCCGGGGCCTGGCCGACGCCGGGGCCGACCCCGAGATCCTCGCCCTGCGCGACTTGGACCTCCTGCCCTGCCTGGGGTGCCAGGCCTGCGCCCGCTCGCCGGGGCACCGCTGCGTGCTGGAGCGCCGGGACCGGACCGAGGAGGCGTTCGCGCGCATCCTGGCCGCGCCCCTGGTGCTGGCGGCCTCGCCCATCTACTTCTACCACCTCCCGGGGCGCTTCAAAGGCTTCATCGACCGCGCGCAGCGCTTCTACGCCCTGCGCGAGGCGCACGACCCGGCCCTGGCCGCGCTGCCGCCGGGACGCGCCCTGGCCTGCCTGGTGGCCGGGCGTACGCGGGGCGAGCGGCTCTTCGAGGGGGCGCTGCTCACGCTCAAGTACTTCTTCCTGCCCCTGGGCAAGACCCTGGGCGAGCCGCTGTGCCTCAAGGGACTGGACGGGCCGGGCGACCTGGAGGCTGACGGCGCGGCGCACGAGCTTTTGCGCGCCTACGCGGCCCGGGCCTGGGAGGCGTCCAGGACGTGA
- a CDS encoding MBL fold metallo-hydrolase — translation MQVEMYSLGPLETNSYLAVEGASAVAVDVGGDPAPMLRHLERCGATLTHILLTHLHFDHAYGVKALAEATGATVHAGAADRVLLDSELGQGGFMGLPRLNPYAFQDLAEGETELLGQPCRVLATPGHSPGSLTYHFPKAGVAFTGDVLFYRSIGRTDFPGGSLDTLLEAVRSKLFTLPGETVLYPGHGPETTVTQEKLHNPYFSDFAR, via the coding sequence ATGCAGGTCGAGATGTATTCCCTTGGACCCCTGGAGACCAACAGCTACCTTGCCGTGGAAGGGGCCTCGGCCGTGGCCGTGGACGTGGGGGGCGATCCCGCGCCCATGCTGCGCCACCTGGAGCGCTGCGGAGCGACGCTCACGCACATCCTGCTCACCCACCTGCACTTCGACCACGCCTACGGGGTGAAGGCCCTGGCTGAGGCCACCGGGGCCACGGTGCACGCCGGGGCGGCGGACCGCGTGCTTCTGGACTCCGAACTGGGCCAGGGCGGCTTCATGGGCCTGCCCAGGCTCAATCCCTACGCCTTCCAGGACCTGGCCGAGGGCGAGACGGAGCTCCTGGGCCAGCCCTGCCGCGTGCTGGCCACCCCTGGGCACTCCCCGGGCAGCCTGACCTATCACTTCCCCAAGGCCGGGGTCGCCTTCACCGGCGACGTGCTCTTCTACCGCTCCATCGGCCGCACGGACTTCCCCGGCGGCAGCCTGGACACGCTCCTGGAGGCGGTGCGCTCGAAGCTCTTCACCCTGCCGGGCGAGACGGTGCTCTATCCCGGCCACGGACCAGAGACCACCGTGACCCAGGAGAAGCTGCACAACCCCTACTTCAGCGACTTCGCCCGCTGA
- a CDS encoding GGDEF domain-containing protein has translation MTPSPTAPRRASLTRHDLVASEHVLRDALRDFVAFKSSSLYFPPPGAGQDTEPAWLKGEQKLLLPLSQGGAPLGVFMAKGVRGLQARTLPLLAQAARLCLENLALAKALDTDPVTGLGNRQCLLDALEREIGLVQASILPGQASWQEAPAEARGGFGLVLFDVDYFSWVNQNYGHLYGETTLARLGALLAAKAPEGAALARLEEDLFAVLLPGASAARCLDLAESVRAAAAEEVFDYAVTGERIRLTLSAGFALYPRDLHGGQLAAPAGEAARVLVQKARKTLSAAKDLGRDQVMSFGKLLREGGQILERLPLGRLAVSLGRAADAKEGMRFLVWSPRFEGARQLARDGGHRVLGRYPAMVKGEIILMEAQEDVSYAEVLHLTDASWTLEPGDRLLLAQDPEDSFPGREDPAEPPRRDMASGLLGHRDFIRRFTQAREGEQAFTLALVRLPDPGQDRGASGGSRAEASIQELAALCRDHFGQELLGGRFSTGSLILYVPGQAPAALRERFQALAELARERLGLALSMGLAGHPFLSYGKADVLENCRKALDHAQLIQDGPRLALFDSISLTISADRLFTLGDLYGAVEEYRLALLADEGNVLARNSLGICLGRLGRMAQARAEFERVLALEPRNQMALYNLGHACQRLGEEKTARKAFQRCLKLNPQDVYSLLRLGRMAEDAGKPANARGYYQKALALPGGPRLVTRHLARLAQAQGRADEAREHLQQALLQDPKDAFSLNLLARIYLDAGEDPAIAEALARQSAALRPDQGQFWKDLARALEAQGKTEEARQALGRAG, from the coding sequence ATGACGCCAAGCCCCACAGCACCCCGACGCGCCAGCCTCACCCGCCACGACCTCGTCGCCTCCGAGCACGTCCTGCGCGACGCCCTGCGCGACTTCGTGGCGTTCAAGTCCTCCAGCCTCTACTTCCCGCCCCCGGGCGCTGGCCAGGACACAGAGCCGGCATGGCTCAAGGGCGAGCAGAAGCTGCTTTTGCCCCTCTCACAGGGAGGCGCGCCCCTGGGCGTGTTCATGGCCAAGGGCGTGCGCGGCCTCCAGGCCAGGACCCTGCCGCTGCTGGCCCAGGCCGCCCGGCTCTGCCTGGAGAACCTGGCCCTGGCCAAGGCCCTGGACACCGACCCCGTCACGGGCCTGGGCAACCGCCAGTGCCTGCTGGACGCCCTGGAGCGCGAGATCGGGCTGGTGCAGGCAAGCATCCTTCCCGGCCAGGCCAGCTGGCAGGAGGCCCCGGCCGAAGCGCGCGGCGGCTTCGGCCTGGTGCTCTTCGACGTGGACTACTTTTCCTGGGTGAACCAGAACTACGGGCACCTCTACGGCGAGACCACCCTGGCCCGCCTGGGGGCGCTCCTGGCGGCCAAGGCCCCCGAGGGAGCGGCCCTGGCCCGCCTGGAGGAAGACCTCTTCGCCGTGCTCCTGCCCGGGGCCTCGGCCGCGCGCTGCCTGGACCTGGCAGAGTCCGTGCGCGCGGCGGCCGCCGAGGAGGTGTTCGACTACGCCGTCACCGGAGAACGCATCCGCCTGACCCTGAGCGCCGGCTTCGCCCTCTACCCGCGCGACCTGCACGGCGGACAGCTGGCCGCCCCCGCCGGGGAGGCCGCCCGCGTGCTGGTGCAGAAGGCCCGCAAGACCCTCTCCGCCGCCAAGGACCTGGGGCGCGACCAGGTGATGAGCTTCGGCAAGCTCCTGCGCGAGGGCGGCCAGATACTGGAGCGCCTGCCCCTGGGACGTCTGGCCGTGAGCCTGGGACGCGCCGCCGACGCCAAGGAGGGCATGCGCTTCCTGGTGTGGTCGCCGCGCTTCGAGGGCGCGCGCCAATTGGCCCGCGACGGCGGCCACCGCGTGCTGGGGCGCTATCCGGCCATGGTCAAGGGCGAAATCATCCTCATGGAGGCCCAGGAGGACGTGTCCTACGCCGAGGTGCTGCACCTCACCGACGCCTCCTGGACCCTGGAGCCCGGCGACCGCCTGCTCCTGGCCCAGGACCCCGAGGACTCCTTCCCCGGCCGGGAGGACCCCGCCGAGCCCCCCCGGCGCGACATGGCCAGCGGGCTCCTGGGCCACCGCGACTTCATCCGGCGCTTCACCCAGGCCCGCGAGGGCGAGCAGGCCTTCACCCTGGCCCTGGTGCGCCTGCCCGACCCCGGCCAGGACCGGGGCGCGTCCGGCGGCTCGCGGGCCGAGGCCAGCATCCAGGAGCTGGCGGCCCTGTGTCGCGACCACTTCGGGCAGGAGCTCCTGGGCGGGCGCTTCTCCACCGGCAGCCTGATCCTCTACGTGCCCGGGCAGGCTCCGGCGGCGCTCCGGGAACGCTTCCAGGCCCTGGCGGAGCTGGCCCGGGAGCGCCTGGGCCTGGCGCTCTCCATGGGCCTGGCCGGGCATCCCTTCCTGAGCTACGGCAAGGCCGACGTGCTGGAGAACTGCCGCAAGGCCCTGGACCACGCCCAGTTGATCCAGGACGGGCCGAGGCTGGCGCTCTTCGATTCCATCTCCCTGACCATCAGCGCCGACCGCCTGTTCACCCTGGGCGATCTCTACGGCGCGGTGGAGGAGTACCGGCTGGCGCTCCTGGCCGACGAGGGCAACGTGCTGGCGCGCAACTCGCTGGGCATCTGCCTGGGCAGGCTCGGGCGCATGGCCCAGGCCCGGGCGGAGTTCGAGCGCGTGCTGGCCCTGGAACCGCGCAACCAGATGGCCCTGTACAACCTGGGCCACGCCTGCCAGCGCCTGGGCGAGGAGAAGACCGCGCGAAAGGCCTTCCAGCGCTGCCTGAAGCTCAACCCCCAGGACGTCTACAGCCTCCTGCGCCTGGGCCGCATGGCCGAAGACGCGGGCAAGCCCGCCAACGCGCGCGGCTACTACCAGAAGGCCCTGGCCCTGCCGGGAGGCCCCAGGCTGGTGACGCGCCACCTGGCCCGCCTCGCCCAGGCCCAGGGCCGCGCGGACGAGGCCCGCGAGCACCTGCAGCAGGCCCTCCTGCAAGACCCCAAGGACGCCTTCTCGCTGAACCTCCTGGCGCGCATCTACCTGGACGCCGGGGAGGACCCGGCCATCGCCGAGGCCCTGGCCCGCCAGAGCGCGGCCCTGCGCCCGGACCAGGGCCAGTTCTGGAAGGACCTGGCCCGCGCCCTGGAGGCCCAGGGCAAGACCGAGGAGGCGAGGCAGGCTTTGGGACGGGCGGGCTGA
- a CDS encoding type II toxin-antitoxin system Phd/YefM family antitoxin: MSVRKEHRMDAITYTSARENLAQTMDRVCDDHDPVVITRRKGRNVVLVSQEDWSALEETAYLLRSPANVARLRRSIADADRGAHEPNTLLDE; encoded by the coding sequence ATGTCTGTACGCAAGGAGCACCGCATGGACGCCATCACCTACACCAGCGCCCGCGAGAATCTCGCGCAGACCATGGATCGGGTCTGCGACGATCACGACCCCGTGGTGATCACACGCCGCAAGGGGCGCAACGTGGTCCTGGTCAGCCAGGAGGACTGGAGCGCCCTCGAAGAGACGGCCTACCTCCTGCGCAGCCCCGCCAACGTGGCCCGGTTGCGCCGGAGTATCGCCGACGCCGACCGGGGCGCCCACGAACCCAACACCCTGCTCGACGAATGA
- a CDS encoding Txe/YoeB family addiction module toxin: MIRLIAWTPGAWEDYLCWQRTNKAMLRKLNELILAVCRSPFEGIGKPEPLRFDLGGSWSRRIDAEHRLLYRDEEETLVVLGCRYHY, encoded by the coding sequence ATGATCCGCCTGATCGCCTGGACGCCCGGCGCATGGGAAGACTACCTCTGCTGGCAACGAACCAACAAGGCAATGCTGCGCAAGCTCAACGAACTCATCCTGGCCGTCTGCCGTTCCCCCTTTGAAGGGATCGGCAAGCCCGAGCCCCTGCGCTTCGACCTGGGCGGATCGTGGTCCAGGCGCATCGACGCGGAACACCGCCTCTTGTACCGCGACGAGGAAGAAACCCTCGTCGTCCTCGGCTGCAGATACCATTACTGA
- a CDS encoding cupin domain-containing protein, translating to MKPIDLLAAASSIEALWSPRVAARINDTFVKLARIRGEFVWHAHEAEDEMFLVLSGRLCIKFRDGDAWLEPGQALAIPRGVEHCPYAPEEVCILLVEPATTVNTGDAQGDGRTQDGPVWL from the coding sequence ATGAAGCCCATCGACCTGCTCGCCGCCGCATCGTCCATTGAGGCCCTCTGGTCGCCCCGCGTGGCCGCGAGGATCAACGACACCTTCGTGAAGCTCGCGCGCATCCGGGGCGAGTTCGTCTGGCACGCCCACGAGGCCGAGGACGAGATGTTCCTGGTGCTCTCCGGCAGGCTCTGCATCAAGTTCCGCGACGGCGACGCGTGGCTCGAGCCCGGCCAGGCCCTGGCCATCCCGCGCGGCGTGGAGCACTGCCCCTACGCCCCCGAGGAGGTGTGCATCCTCCTGGTGGAGCCCGCCACCACCGTGAACACCGGAGACGCCCAAGGCGACGGACGCACGCAGGACGGGCCGGTCTGGCTCTAG
- a CDS encoding heavy metal translocating P-type ATPase has product MEERQMPVRGMHCAACSARIEKVVGGMPGVAEASVNLAGETLRLRFDPAVVTPEGVAERVKALGFELVLPRPAESSRLVIGGMHCASCSSRIEKVVGSMEGVRAVRVNLASGTGELELEPGGPGLDAVIRRIEGLGFTASEVQDEDESLFEEQQREAALRLEEQRRALGPQLALGALVLVVAMGPMVGLALPAFLSPDASPGAYALTQLALTAPLVWLGRRFYTAGIPALLRGGPTMDSLIALGTGAALAASLWNTGTILFAHGGAHKAHELYYESAAVILALVSLGKYFEARSKARTTEAVKALLSLAPEQATRLRDGGQERVDVRAVRPGDLLLVRPGERVPVDGVVLEGAGEVDESMLTGESEPVAKNPGDPLASGTLNALGALTMRAERVGRDTVLARIVRLVREAQGSKAPLASLADRVSLHFVPAVMALATLSAAAWLLAGEGAGFALRIFVSVMVIACPCAMGLATPTSIMVGTGRGARLGVLVKSGRALEAAAGVDAVVLDKTGTLTLGKPALTDVEPAPGVARDRLLAVAAAVESSSAHPLGEAVVHAAQARGIVLPLAAAGRAVPGKGAAAQVAGKPCLVGRAGWLAEEGVELPPGLLELGEVFSSEGKTPLYAAESGRALGVLAVADALRPEAPEVVRRLKAMGVRVVMLTGDTPRTAHAVAGEAGVDEVFAGVGPEGKAAKVNELKAQGLTVAMVGDGINDAPALAAADVGLAMGSGIGVAIETGDVVLLRADLRGVVTALALARATVRNIRQNLFWAFAYNVLGIPVAAGVLHAFGGPTLSPMIAGAAMAASSVSVVTNALRLRFFKG; this is encoded by the coding sequence ATGGAAGAGCGTCAGATGCCGGTGCGGGGCATGCATTGCGCGGCCTGTTCGGCGCGCATCGAAAAGGTGGTCGGGGGTATGCCCGGCGTGGCGGAGGCCTCGGTGAACCTGGCCGGGGAGACCCTGCGGCTGCGCTTCGACCCGGCCGTGGTCACCCCGGAGGGCGTTGCGGAGCGCGTGAAGGCGCTGGGCTTCGAGCTGGTGCTGCCCAGGCCCGCCGAGTCTTCGCGGCTGGTGATCGGGGGCATGCACTGCGCCTCGTGCTCCTCGCGCATCGAGAAGGTGGTGGGGTCCATGGAGGGCGTGCGCGCCGTGCGCGTGAACCTGGCCTCCGGCACGGGCGAACTGGAGCTGGAGCCCGGCGGACCGGGCCTGGACGCGGTGATCCGGCGCATCGAGGGCCTGGGCTTCACGGCCTCGGAGGTCCAGGACGAGGACGAATCGCTCTTCGAGGAGCAGCAGCGCGAGGCCGCCCTGCGCCTGGAGGAGCAACGCCGCGCCCTGGGGCCGCAGCTTGCGCTGGGCGCGCTGGTGCTCGTGGTGGCCATGGGCCCCATGGTGGGGCTTGCGCTGCCCGCGTTCCTCTCCCCCGACGCCTCGCCGGGCGCTTACGCCCTGACGCAACTGGCGCTCACGGCCCCGCTGGTCTGGCTGGGCAGGCGCTTCTACACGGCGGGGATCCCGGCGTTGCTGCGCGGCGGGCCCACCATGGACTCGCTCATCGCCCTGGGCACGGGGGCGGCCCTGGCGGCCTCGCTGTGGAACACGGGGACGATCCTCTTCGCCCACGGCGGCGCGCACAAGGCCCACGAACTCTACTACGAGTCCGCCGCGGTGATCCTGGCCCTCGTCTCCCTGGGCAAGTACTTCGAGGCCCGCTCCAAGGCGCGCACCACCGAGGCCGTGAAGGCGCTTCTGAGCCTCGCGCCCGAGCAGGCCACGCGCCTGCGGGACGGCGGCCAGGAGCGCGTGGACGTGCGCGCCGTGCGACCGGGCGATCTCCTGCTGGTGCGCCCCGGAGAGCGCGTGCCCGTGGACGGCGTGGTGCTGGAGGGCGCGGGCGAGGTGGACGAATCCATGCTCACGGGCGAGAGCGAGCCCGTGGCCAAGAACCCGGGCGATCCGCTGGCCTCGGGAACGCTCAACGCCCTGGGCGCGCTGACCATGCGCGCCGAGCGCGTGGGGCGAGACACGGTTCTCGCGCGCATCGTGCGCCTGGTGCGCGAGGCGCAGGGCTCCAAGGCCCCGCTGGCCAGCCTGGCCGACCGCGTGAGCCTGCACTTCGTCCCGGCCGTGATGGCCCTGGCGACCCTGTCCGCCGCGGCCTGGCTGCTGGCGGGCGAGGGTGCGGGGTTCGCGCTGCGCATCTTCGTCTCGGTGATGGTCATCGCCTGTCCGTGCGCCATGGGTCTGGCCACGCCCACGTCCATCATGGTGGGCACCGGGCGCGGGGCCAGGCTCGGCGTGCTGGTGAAGAGCGGGCGCGCCCTGGAGGCGGCCGCCGGAGTGGACGCCGTGGTGCTGGACAAGACCGGGACCCTCACCCTGGGCAAGCCCGCGCTCACCGACGTGGAGCCCGCGCCGGGCGTCGCGCGCGACCGGCTGCTTGCCGTGGCGGCGGCGGTGGAGAGCAGCTCCGCCCATCCGCTGGGCGAGGCGGTGGTCCACGCGGCCCAGGCGCGGGGGATCGTTTTGCCGCTGGCGGCGGCGGGCCGCGCCGTGCCGGGCAAGGGCGCGGCGGCCCAGGTGGCCGGGAAGCCGTGCCTTGTGGGCCGCGCCGGGTGGCTTGCCGAGGAGGGGGTGGAGCTTCCCCCCGGGCTCCTGGAACTGGGCGAGGTATTCTCCTCCGAGGGCAAGACGCCCCTTTACGCGGCCGAGTCCGGCCGTGCGCTGGGGGTGCTGGCGGTGGCAGACGCCCTGCGCCCCGAGGCCCCGGAGGTGGTGCGCCGCCTCAAGGCCATGGGCGTGCGGGTGGTGATGCTCACGGGCGACACGCCGCGCACGGCCCACGCCGTGGCGGGCGAAGCTGGCGTGGACGAGGTGTTCGCGGGCGTGGGTCCGGAGGGCAAGGCGGCCAAGGTGAACGAGCTCAAGGCCCAGGGCCTCACGGTGGCCATGGTGGGCGACGGCATCAACGACGCCCCGGCCCTGGCGGCGGCGGACGTGGGGCTGGCCATGGGCTCGGGCATCGGGGTGGCCATCGAGACCGGCGACGTGGTGCTCCTGCGCGCGGACCTGCGCGGGGTGGTCACGGCCTTGGCGCTGGCGCGGGCCACGGTGCGCAACATCCGCCAGAACCTGTTCTGGGCCTTCGCCTACAACGTGCTGGGAATCCCGGTGGCGGCAGGCGTGCTGCACGCCTTCGGCGGCCCAACGCTCTCGCCCATGATCGCGGGGGCGGCCATGGCGGCCAGCTCGGTGTCGGTGGTCACCAACGCCCTGCGGCTGCGGTTCTTCAAGGGTTGA
- a CDS encoding sirohydrochlorin cobaltochelatase, with the protein MKVLVVAAHGSSHPLARAALGGFADHVRALAPDRPIHLAYTAFRRSGNHPASAGAQERELPRVLEGLERLGAPVELAVLSLHVVAGDEFERTRLAVEAFARGQGVPARLSGPLLARPEDAPQVARALAGELKALPPGEAAVLMGHGAAGEAQQLYRELARELQALAPLARLGVLEAADPADPLHIRAMAADLAARGVRRATLAPLLTVAGRHAHKDLAGEQPGSWRSALAAHGIDSPADLRGLVEREAFRALWAGRLAGLLA; encoded by the coding sequence TTGAAAGTCCTCGTGGTGGCCGCCCACGGCTCCTCGCACCCGCTGGCCCGCGCCGCCCTGGGCGGCTTCGCGGACCACGTCCGGGCGCTCGCGCCGGACAGGCCAATCCACCTTGCCTATACCGCTTTCCGGCGTTCCGGCAACCACCCCGCCTCGGCCGGGGCACAGGAACGGGAGCTGCCCCGCGTGCTGGAAGGGCTCGAACGCCTGGGCGCGCCGGTGGAACTGGCCGTGCTCTCCCTGCACGTGGTGGCGGGGGACGAGTTCGAGCGCACGCGCCTGGCCGTGGAGGCCTTCGCGCGGGGCCAGGGCGTTCCGGCGCGGCTTTCGGGACCGCTGCTCGCCCGCCCGGAGGACGCCCCCCAAGTGGCCCGCGCCCTGGCCGGGGAGTTGAAAGCCCTGCCGCCGGGCGAGGCCGCCGTGCTCATGGGCCACGGCGCAGCCGGGGAGGCCCAGCAACTCTACCGCGAGCTGGCCCGGGAGCTCCAGGCCCTGGCCCCGTTGGCCCGCCTGGGCGTGCTGGAGGCCGCCGATCCGGCCGATCCCCTGCACATCCGGGCCATGGCGGCGGACCTGGCCGCGCGCGGCGTGCGCCGGGCCACCCTCGCGCCGCTGCTCACCGTGGCCGGACGCCACGCCCACAAGGACCTGGCCGGGGAACAGCCCGGCTCCTGGCGCTCGGCGCTGGCCGCCCACGGCATCGACAGCCCGGCCGACCTGCGCGGGCTTGTGGAGCGCGAGGCCTTCCGCGCCCTCTGGGCCGGACGCCTGGCCGGACTCCTGGCCTGA
- the corA gene encoding magnesium/cobalt transporter CorA, translated as MLEYLRRRSRTVGRAPGSPLYVGEERHEPVTVEMITYDSEGARVDRPERLQECACFDEGPQVRWVNVDGLHDMEVVNRAAEVFRLHSLVVEDIVHTGQRPKMEELGDGTVFVVLKMLTWDEKARAVKDEQVSFILGRHFLLTFQERPGGDAFDEVRRRLLSKKGRILNYGADYLMYALLDAVVDQYFLVLERMGEDIEEIEEQLLRSALPRHLEQLNGLRRQALFLRKFIFPLREVVARLEKGGTELVKDSTVFFLRDLYDHTIQVMDTVETFRDLLSSMVELYLSKIGLRTNEIMKVLAMFSTLFIPLTFLAGLYGMNFEYMPELKWRYGYFGVLGVMGAVAVGMLFYFRRKGWIGRGKG; from the coding sequence ATGCTCGAATACCTGCGCCGCCGCAGCCGCACCGTGGGCCGCGCGCCCGGCTCGCCCCTCTACGTGGGCGAGGAGCGCCACGAGCCCGTCACCGTGGAGATGATCACCTACGACTCCGAGGGCGCGCGCGTGGACCGCCCTGAACGCCTCCAGGAGTGCGCCTGCTTCGACGAGGGGCCGCAGGTGCGCTGGGTGAACGTGGACGGCCTGCACGACATGGAGGTGGTGAACCGCGCGGCCGAGGTGTTCCGGCTCCACTCGCTGGTGGTGGAGGACATCGTGCACACGGGGCAGCGCCCCAAGATGGAGGAGCTGGGCGACGGCACGGTCTTCGTGGTGCTCAAGATGCTCACCTGGGACGAGAAGGCGCGCGCCGTGAAGGACGAGCAGGTGAGCTTCATCCTGGGCAGGCACTTCCTGCTCACCTTCCAGGAACGCCCGGGCGGCGACGCCTTCGACGAGGTGCGCCGCCGCCTGCTCTCCAAGAAGGGGCGCATCCTCAACTACGGCGCGGACTATCTGATGTACGCCCTCCTGGACGCCGTGGTGGACCAGTACTTCCTGGTGCTGGAGCGCATGGGCGAGGACATCGAGGAGATCGAGGAGCAGCTCCTGCGTTCGGCCCTGCCCAGGCACCTGGAGCAGTTGAACGGCCTGCGCCGCCAGGCGCTCTTCTTGCGCAAGTTCATCTTCCCCCTGCGCGAGGTGGTGGCCCGCCTGGAGAAAGGCGGCACGGAACTGGTGAAGGACTCCACCGTCTTCTTCCTGCGCGACCTCTACGACCACACCATCCAGGTGATGGACACCGTGGAGACCTTCCGCGACCTGCTCTCGAGCATGGTGGAGCTCTACCTTTCCAAGATCGGGCTGCGCACCAACGAGATCATGAAGGTGCTGGCCATGTTTTCCACGCTTTTCATCCCGCTCACGTTCCTGGCCGGTCTCTACGGTATGAACTTCGAGTACATGCCCGAGCTGAAGTGGCGCTACGGCTACTTCGGGGTGCTGGGCGTGATGGGCGCGGTGGCGGTGGGGATGCTTTTCTACTTCCGGCGCAAGGGCTGGATCGGCCGCGGCAAGGGCTGA